From the Oncorhynchus clarkii lewisi isolate Uvic-CL-2024 unplaced genomic scaffold, UVic_Ocla_1.0 unplaced_contig_560_pilon_pilon, whole genome shotgun sequence genome, one window contains:
- the LOC139402051 gene encoding heat shock protein 75 kDa, mitochondrial-like produces the protein MSRCLKLFKFALGSSRRANSRLLSSGRGLGSRTVGPFSEDAHVRQQQKQWSRSGMWNPSLGLTQCSYYSTKEAERVPQDTDKDLEAEKAPATEKVEEVENIQEAEDKAPEEEPLHTIIQDTENVQGTFSKHEFQAETKKLLDIVARSLYSEKEVFIRELISNGSDALEKLRHKLITGGGDTAPMEIHLQTDQAKGTFTIQDTGVGMNQEELVANLGTIARSGSKAFLESLQSQAEASSSIIGQFGVGFYSAFMVADRVDVYSQSAEPSSPGYKWSSDGSGVFEIAEASGVRPGTKIVLHLKDDCKEFSAEDRVKEVVTKYSNFVSFPIFLNGRRLNTLQALWMMEPKSISEWQHEEFYRYVAQSYDKPRYTLHYRADAPVNIRSIFYVPDVKPSMFDVSREMGSSVALYSRKVLIQTKATEILPKWLRFLRGVVDSEDIPLNLSRELLQESTLIRKLRDVLQQRIIKFLMDQSKKEPEKYAKFFEDYGLFIREGIVTTQEQDVREDIGKLLRFESSVLPAGQQTNLKEYGSRMKAGTRNIYYLCAPNRHLAEHSPYFEAMKQKDMEVLFCYEQFDELTLLHLREFDKKKLISVETDIVVDHYKEEKYQDSKPASERLTEEQAEDLISWMRNNLGNRVTNIKVTPRLDTHPAMITVLEMGAARHFLRTQQMARSTEERAQILQPTLEINAGHDLIKKMHSLKESDSALAQLLLEQIYDNAMIAAGLNDDPRPMIARLNNLLTRALEKH, from the exons ATGTCTCGGTGCCTGAAATTGTTCAAATTCGCTTTGGGTTCTTCTCGAAGGGCCAACTCCAGGCTCCTGTCTTCTGGACGAGGATTGGGTAGTAGGACTGTAGGACCATTCAGTGAAG ATGCCCATGTCAGGCAGCAGCAGAAACAATGGTCCAGAAGTGGCATGTGGAACCCCAGCCTTGGTCTCACCCAGTGTTCCTACTACAGCACCAAGGAAGCTGAGAGAGTCCCTCAGGATACAGACAAGGATCTAGAAGCTGAGAAAGCTCCTGCGACAGAGAAGGTTGAGGAAGTAGAGAATATTCAAGAGGCAGAGGATAAAGCTCCCGAAGAAGAACCCCTGCACACAATCATCCAAGACACAGAGAATGTCCAAG GCACCTTTTCCAAGCATGAGTTCCAGGCTGAGACCAAGAAACTCTTGGACATTGTTGCTAGATCTCTGTACTCTGAGAAGGAG GTGTTCATCCGTGAGCTGATCTCCAATGGCAGTGACGCCCTGGAGAAGCTGCGCCACAAGCTGATAACGGGAGGGGGAGACACGGCCCCCATGGAGATCCACCTACAGACGGACCAGGCCAAGGGCACCTTCACCATCCAG GACACAGGAGTTGGGATGAACCAAGAGGAGCTGGTGGCCAACCTGGGGACTATCGCTCGTTCTGGATCCAAG GCTTTCCTGGAGTCCCTGCAGAGCCAGGCGGAGGCCAGCAGCTCCATCATTGGTCAGTTTGGTGTGGGCTTCTACTCTGCCTTCATGGTGGCTGACCGTGTGGACGTCTACTCTCAGTCAGCCGAGCCCAGCAGCCCCGGATACAAGTGGTCCTCTGAtgg GTCTGGAGTGTTTGAGATAGCTGAGGCAAGTGGGGTCAGACCAGGCACTAAGATAGTGCTGCACCTCAAGGATGACTGCAAGGAGTTCTCTGCTGAGGACAGAGTCAAAG AGGTGGTGACCAAATACAGCAACTTTGTCAGTTTCCCCATCTTCCTGAACGGACGACGACTCAACACTCTCCAG GCCCTGTGGATGATGGAACCCAAGTCCATCAGTGAGTGGCAGCACGAGGAGTTCTACCGTTACGTGGCTCAGTCGTACGACAAGCCCCGCTACACACTGCACTACCGCGCTGACGCCCCCGTCAACATCCGCTCCATCTTCTACGTCCCAGACGtg AAGCCGTCCATGTTTGATGTGAGCAGAGAGATGGGCTCCAGTGTGGCTCTGTACAGCAGGAAGGTTCTCATCCAGACCAAGGCCACTGAAATCCTGCCCAAGTGGCTACGCTTCCTTAGAG GTGTGGTGGACAGTGAGGATATTCCATTGAACCTGAGCAGAGAGCTGCTGCAGGAGAGCACCCTCATCAG gaaGCTGAGGGACGTTCTACAGCAGCGTATCATCAAGTTCTTGATGGACCAGAGTAAGAAGGAACCTGAGAAATACGCCAAGTTCTTTGAGGACTACGGCCTGTTCATCAGGGAGGGTATCGTCACCACGCAGGAGCAGGACGTCAGG GAGGACATCGGCAAGCTGTTGAGGTTTGAGTCTTCAGTGCTACCCGCGGGCCAGCAGACCAACCTGAAGGAGTACGGCTCCCGTATGAAGGCCGGGACACGTAACATCTACTACCTGTGTGCCCCAAACCGACACCTGGCTGAACACTCCCCCTACTTTGAGGCCATGAAGCAGAAAGACATGGAG GTGCTGTTCTGCTATGAGCAGTTTGACGAGCTCACCCTCCTGCACCTCAGAGAGTTTGACAAGAAGAAGCTGATCTCTGTGGAAACAGACATTGTGGTGGACCACTACAAGGAGGAGAAGTACCAGGACAGCAAGCCTG CTTCTGAGCGTCTGACAGAGGAGCAGGCTGAAGACCTGATCTCCTGGATGAGGAACAATCTGGGAAACAGAGTCACCAACATCAAG GTGACCCCTCGTCTGGACACCCACCCAGCCATGATCACGGTGCTGGAGATGGGTGCCGCACGCCACTTCCTGCGTACCCAGCAGATGGCCCGCAGCACAGAGGAGAGGGCCCAGATACTGCAGCCCACCCTGGAGATCAACGCTGG TCATGACCTCATCAAGAAGATGCACTCACTGAAGGAGTCCGACTCTGCACTCGCACAACTGCTGCTGGAGCAG ATCTACGACAACGCCATGATCGCAGCGGGCCTCAACGACGACCCCCGACCCATGATCGCCCGCCTCAACAACCTGCTGACCAGAGCGCTGGAGAAACACTGA